A genomic window from Flavobacterium phycosphaerae includes:
- a CDS encoding ComEC/Rec2 family competence protein translates to MKILQFPLISIFIGFLFGLLLFRTVDLSFVFVFGSLGFGILGLVTTHFFISKNTPFKKLFGCFVLLTSLMIGLSTSLIHKETFHQNHYTHQITNYEKPHQLDVLVNEKLKSTFKNHRFICFVKALDGRTSIGKVILNVSKKDTFTNLKIGSNIKVTGMILKNRKSFNLGLFDYSSYLENQGIYAQVYTKSNQIQIGKYESGLWADFSNFRETIITNLSHSAISKEELYVLNALILGQQQDISSEVLKDYQYAGAVHVLSVSGLHVGFILLFITFLLKPIRNSRKGSLLKLGIIILSLWSFAILAGLSPSIVRSVTMFSFVAIGMHLRRTVNIYHTLLVSMLLILLFKPSFLFDVGFQLSYLALFFILWLQPVLSQLWQPKNKIIRYFWSIITVSFAAQIGAMPLSIYYFHQFPGLFFVTNLLILPLLGVIMAVGVFAILIATFHTVPFWIAKPLEFMIVLLNAIIHWVASFEDFVIRNISFSKEMLWCSYLVIILVIIWIKIPTFKRLVLAFGSIVLLQSCFIFQKKQTLSKSEFIVFNSKKNTILAERIGNSACILSNDSILNNLDNDQTVQSYLVANFCKIRDQKLLSNVMYFKQQKILIIDSSCVYQKNMSPDIILLIQSPKLNLQRVLKTYHPKQIVVDGSNFKSYAKLWEVTCREAKIPFHYTNEKGFYKL, encoded by the coding sequence ATGAAAATCTTACAATTTCCATTAATTTCCATTTTTATCGGATTTCTGTTTGGCCTTCTTTTGTTCCGAACAGTAGATTTGAGCTTTGTTTTTGTGTTTGGAAGTTTAGGATTTGGTATTCTGGGTTTAGTAACGACTCATTTTTTCATTTCAAAAAACACTCCCTTTAAAAAACTATTTGGTTGTTTTGTTTTGCTGACTTCTCTAATGATTGGCCTTTCGACGTCTCTCATCCACAAAGAAACTTTTCATCAAAATCATTACACTCACCAAATAACCAATTATGAAAAGCCTCATCAGCTTGATGTATTGGTGAATGAAAAACTCAAAAGCACTTTCAAAAACCATCGTTTTATTTGTTTTGTCAAAGCGTTAGACGGAAGAACAAGTATTGGAAAAGTCATTCTCAATGTCTCCAAGAAAGACACTTTTACAAATTTAAAAATCGGTAGCAACATAAAGGTTACCGGCATGATTTTAAAAAACCGAAAATCCTTCAATCTCGGTTTGTTTGATTACAGCAGTTATCTTGAAAACCAAGGGATTTATGCTCAAGTCTATACCAAAAGTAACCAAATACAAATTGGAAAATATGAGTCGGGTCTTTGGGCTGACTTTTCTAATTTTAGAGAAACCATCATTACCAATCTTAGTCATTCTGCTATTTCAAAAGAAGAACTATATGTGCTCAATGCCTTAATTTTAGGGCAACAACAAGATATTTCATCCGAAGTTTTGAAAGATTACCAATATGCCGGGGCAGTTCATGTACTATCGGTTTCTGGTTTGCACGTGGGCTTTATATTGCTGTTTATTACCTTTTTGCTAAAACCCATTCGCAACTCTAGGAAAGGCTCCTTACTGAAATTAGGAATCATAATCCTATCGCTATGGTCATTTGCCATTTTGGCTGGTTTATCTCCGTCAATAGTGCGCTCGGTAACCATGTTTTCGTTTGTTGCGATTGGGATGCATCTGCGAAGAACCGTCAATATTTACCATACATTACTTGTATCAATGTTGCTAATCCTGTTATTCAAACCTTCTTTTTTGTTTGATGTTGGATTTCAATTAAGTTATTTGGCGCTGTTTTTTATCCTTTGGTTGCAACCCGTTTTGTCACAACTATGGCAACCCAAAAACAAAATCATCCGTTACTTTTGGAGCATTATTACTGTTTCATTTGCGGCACAAATCGGCGCGATGCCCTTAAGCATATACTACTTTCACCAGTTTCCGGGATTATTCTTTGTGACTAATTTGCTCATACTTCCTTTACTTGGTGTTATCATGGCTGTTGGAGTTTTTGCTATTCTAATTGCTACTTTTCACACCGTTCCTTTTTGGATTGCTAAGCCTTTAGAATTTATGATTGTTTTGCTCAATGCCATCATACATTGGGTAGCTTCGTTTGAAGACTTTGTTATTCGCAATATCTCGTTTTCCAAAGAAATGTTGTGGTGCTCCTATTTGGTAATTATTTTGGTGATTATTTGGATTAAAATTCCAACGTTTAAGCGACTTGTTTTAGCTTTCGGGAGTATTGTACTATTGCAAAGTTGTTTCATTTTTCAAAAAAAGCAAACACTGAGTAAATCCGAATTTATTGTTTTCAACAGTAAAAAAAATACCATACTGGCAGAACGTATTGGTAATTCTGCCTGTATTCTCAGTAATGACAGCATACTAAATAATCTTGACAACGACCAAACGGTTCAATCCTATTTGGTTGCTAATTTTTGTAAAATCAGAGACCAAAAGCTATTGTCGAATGTGATGTATTTCAAGCAGCAAAAAATTCTGATTATTGATAGTTCTTGTGTTTATCAAAAAAACATGAGTCCAGATATTATACTCCTCATACAATCCCCTAAACTGAATTTGCAACGAGTACTAAAAACTTATCATCCCAAACAAATTGTGGTGGACGGTTCAAATTTTAAAAGTTATGCCAAACTTTGGGAAGTCACATGCCGTGAAGCAAAAATCCCTTTTCACTATACTAATGAAAAGGGATTTTATAAATTATAA
- a CDS encoding thioredoxin family protein, whose translation MKKLAITLFLILGSLTIQAQELTWQTDMNKAMEISKKSKKPLLLFFTGSDWCGWCIRLQKEVLKTPEFAKWANDNVVLVELDYPRRTPQQPEIQKQNQELQQTFAIQGFPTVWFVNASKKDGKINLEKLGSTGYVAGGPSAWLAGADQILGKKKS comes from the coding sequence ATGAAAAAATTAGCTATTACTTTATTTTTAATCTTGGGTTCGTTAACCATACAAGCACAAGAGTTGACATGGCAAACAGATATGAACAAAGCCATGGAGATTTCTAAGAAATCTAAAAAACCATTATTGTTATTCTTCACCGGAAGCGATTGGTGCGGTTGGTGTATTCGCTTGCAGAAAGAAGTGTTGAAAACACCTGAATTTGCTAAATGGGCGAACGACAATGTTGTTTTAGTCGAATTGGATTACCCAAGAAGAACTCCACAACAGCCGGAGATTCAAAAACAAAATCAGGAATTGCAACAAACGTTTGCTATACAAGGATTTCCAACGGTATGGTTTGTTAATGCTTCTAAAAAAGATGGAAAGATTAACCTGGAAAAATTAGGCAGTACCGGTTATGTTGCCGGTGGACCAAGCGCTTGGTTAGCAGGAGCTGATCAAATCTTAGGAAAAAAGAAATCGTAA
- a CDS encoding peptide MFS transporter, with product MEKNQTLEQIRNFKGNYPKQLWYLFFSEMWERFSFYGMRGMLVVFMVSQLGMDDKTSQLQYGATQAWVYAFTFIGGLFADKILGFRKSLFWGGILMIIGSVILAVDPKNFFFLGISFTIVGTGFFKPNISSIVGQLYHDNDSRRDAGFSLFYAGVNLGALIGGYICIAVANGNLWSSFVPEHLRWNYAFGFASVVMIVSLLTFTQTQKSLGEIGLSPLADLEKSKRKTFEIITYIGSLALVPIIILMVANTVYTDYFMMIIGPVSILYLFYEMRNFSVVENKKLLAALVFIIFSIFFWAFFEQSGGSLSLFALNNLKNTVLGVQLDPNGVNNSANSLFVIIFAALVGIVWVWMSKKKIEPNTVVKFGLGFLFLAGGFYVFYCTKFLAGPDGRTSLDLFTFGWFVITFGELCLSPIGMSAMTKLSPQKTQAVIMGMWFLASAYGQYFAGLLGANIAEASENASNLDKLIVYADGYKQLALYALIAGLILILISPFVKKLMQDVK from the coding sequence ATGGAAAAGAATCAAACATTAGAACAAATTAGAAATTTTAAAGGGAATTATCCAAAACAGCTTTGGTATTTATTTTTCTCCGAAATGTGGGAACGTTTCAGTTTCTACGGAATGAGAGGAATGTTGGTGGTCTTCATGGTGTCGCAATTAGGCATGGATGATAAGACTTCTCAATTGCAATATGGTGCTACGCAGGCTTGGGTTTATGCTTTTACTTTTATTGGCGGTTTGTTTGCTGATAAAATTTTAGGTTTCAGAAAATCACTTTTTTGGGGTGGAATTTTAATGATCATCGGTAGTGTGATTTTGGCAGTTGATCCGAAGAACTTTTTCTTTTTAGGAATTAGTTTTACTATAGTTGGTACAGGATTTTTCAAACCTAATATTTCCTCAATTGTAGGTCAGTTATATCATGACAATGATAGCCGTCGTGATGCCGGATTTTCGTTGTTTTATGCCGGAGTTAACCTTGGTGCTTTGATTGGAGGTTATATTTGTATTGCGGTTGCTAACGGAAATCTATGGTCATCTTTTGTTCCTGAACACTTGCGCTGGAATTATGCATTCGGATTTGCTTCTGTCGTAATGATTGTTAGTTTGCTGACGTTTACCCAAACCCAAAAAAGTTTAGGAGAAATAGGATTGTCACCATTGGCCGATCTTGAAAAGTCTAAAAGAAAGACGTTCGAAATCATTACATACATAGGCTCTTTGGCTTTGGTTCCAATAATTATTTTAATGGTGGCTAATACCGTTTATACCGATTACTTTATGATGATTATCGGACCGGTTTCGATTTTGTATCTGTTTTATGAAATGCGTAATTTTTCTGTTGTCGAGAATAAAAAGTTATTAGCGGCTTTGGTGTTTATTATCTTCTCTATATTTTTCTGGGCTTTCTTTGAGCAGAGCGGTGGTTCACTAAGTTTATTTGCTTTGAATAATTTAAAGAACACGGTTTTAGGGGTACAGCTTGATCCTAACGGAGTCAACAATTCAGCCAATTCATTATTCGTAATTATTTTTGCTGCTTTGGTTGGAATTGTTTGGGTATGGATGTCAAAAAAGAAAATAGAGCCCAACACCGTAGTAAAGTTTGGATTAGGCTTTTTGTTCCTGGCTGGTGGTTTCTATGTGTTTTATTGTACTAAATTCCTAGCCGGTCCTGATGGCAGAACTTCTTTAGATTTATTCACCTTTGGTTGGTTTGTTATCACTTTCGGTGAGTTATGTTTGTCACCCATCGGGATGAGTGCTATGACCAAATTATCCCCACAAAAAACACAAGCAGTGATTATGGGGATGTGGTTTTTGGCCAGTGCTTACGGGCAATATTTTGCAGGATTGCTGGGGGCCAATATTGCCGAGGCTTCCGAAAACGCATCCAACCTTGACAAGCTTATCGTATATGCTGATGGCTATAAACAATTGGCACTCTATGCCCTTATCGCCGGATTAATTTTAATCCTGATTTCACCTTTTGTGAAAAAATTGATGCAGGATGTAAAATAA
- a CDS encoding peptide MFS transporter has product MWKSHPKALPYLFLSEMWERFGYYLMIGIFTLYLKDVEAGFAMTEKEASDLYGTFIALVFLTPFVGGLVADRYLGYKKSIVLGGLMMGAGYLMIGIHNLTMLYVAMTLVIVGNGFFKPNISTLLGNFYNDDQYKDKKDEGYNIFYMGINVGAFICNFFGAALKILFGWQEAFMAAGVGMFIGVIVFLLGSKHYGDKTEKKGVQEGDMPFYKIVLFILLPSMIFGVIGWFLKGVQSDANPDCAVFGSDSTDAFIFACIPVIFFYGSLYFKAKVEDKRPIGALLAIFGVVILFWAVFKLNGSALNNWGDKYTDRELTGTSQTIASKLVLADTLTYKKDSVALYDSAFRIQKKDGEVVKTVDYPLYFRNVHKEKLPKEGSDIYTWSANLSQSINPGWVIILTPLVVAFFTFLRARKKEPSTPTKIAFGLLISALSVLVMVAAVHIGNNGTEKVSVWWLVANYGVITIGELFLSPMGLSVVSKLSPKNITALMMGGWFLSTSIGNKLSGVLASMWDTYDDKANFFWVNFGLLLFATLLMFVLVKNLNKVMKEKGIN; this is encoded by the coding sequence ATGTGGAAAAGCCATCCTAAAGCACTGCCTTATTTATTTCTTTCCGAAATGTGGGAACGATTTGGTTATTATTTAATGATTGGAATTTTTACCCTTTATTTAAAAGATGTAGAAGCCGGATTTGCCATGACCGAAAAAGAAGCCTCCGATTTGTACGGTACTTTTATCGCGTTGGTTTTCTTAACTCCCTTCGTAGGAGGATTGGTGGCCGACCGCTATTTAGGCTACAAAAAATCAATCGTGCTTGGGGGATTGATGATGGGAGCAGGGTATCTCATGATTGGGATTCACAATTTAACCATGCTCTATGTTGCCATGACCTTGGTTATAGTTGGTAACGGATTTTTCAAACCTAACATTTCCACCTTACTCGGAAATTTCTACAACGACGATCAATACAAAGACAAGAAAGATGAAGGCTATAACATTTTCTATATGGGAATTAATGTCGGGGCTTTCATTTGTAATTTCTTTGGTGCAGCATTGAAAATTCTTTTCGGATGGCAGGAAGCCTTTATGGCCGCAGGTGTCGGAATGTTTATTGGTGTAATTGTATTCCTTTTGGGTAGCAAACATTATGGCGATAAAACAGAGAAAAAAGGAGTCCAGGAAGGCGATATGCCCTTTTATAAAATTGTATTATTCATCCTTTTGCCATCCATGATTTTCGGAGTAATCGGTTGGTTTTTGAAAGGCGTACAATCGGATGCTAATCCTGATTGCGCGGTGTTTGGGTCTGATAGTACCGATGCTTTTATCTTTGCCTGCATACCGGTGATTTTTTTCTACGGAAGTTTATATTTCAAAGCTAAAGTTGAAGACAAAAGACCCATTGGTGCATTGTTGGCCATTTTTGGGGTGGTGATTTTGTTTTGGGCTGTATTTAAATTAAACGGTTCAGCACTCAATAACTGGGGTGATAAGTACACAGATAGAGAATTAACTGGCACCTCACAAACCATAGCTTCTAAACTGGTGCTTGCCGATACTTTGACGTATAAGAAAGATTCAGTAGCACTATACGACTCGGCCTTCCGCATTCAAAAAAAGGATGGCGAGGTGGTGAAAACAGTTGATTATCCTTTGTATTTCAGAAACGTGCATAAAGAAAAATTACCTAAAGAAGGTAGCGATATTTATACTTGGTCGGCCAATTTGAGCCAATCCATAAATCCCGGCTGGGTAATTATTTTGACACCGCTGGTAGTAGCTTTTTTCACTTTTTTAAGAGCCAGAAAAAAAGAACCAAGCACGCCAACCAAGATTGCTTTCGGGTTATTAATCTCAGCTTTATCGGTTTTAGTTATGGTAGCCGCAGTACATATTGGAAACAACGGAACAGAGAAGGTTTCCGTTTGGTGGCTAGTAGCCAATTATGGTGTTATTACTATCGGAGAGCTATTCCTGAGTCCGATGGGATTGTCGGTGGTATCTAAATTATCGCCCAAAAATATCACAGCACTTATGATGGGAGGTTGGTTTTTATCCACTTCTATCGGAAACAAATTAAGCGGTGTTTTGGCCAGTATGTGGGACACTTATGATGACAAGGCCAACTTCTTTTGGGTCAATTTCGGATTGCTGCTATTTGCCACGCTGTTAATGTTTGTGTTGGTGAAAAATTTAAATAAAGTAATGAAAGAAAAAGGAATAAATTAA
- a CDS encoding peptide MFS transporter → MSETTAKTGHPKGLWVLFGTEMWERFNFYGMRAILTLFLVNSLMMKEEDASLIYGGFLGLCYLTPMLGGFISDRFFGNRNCIMLGGLMMALGQLLLFFSASIFGTNISLANTLMWSALGIIIFGNGFFKPNISSMVGSLYPKQEKSKLDTAFTIFYMGINLGAFLGQLICPIVGDVKDANGIRDIHAFKWGFLAASTAMLIGTAVFYFLKNKYVVTPEGRPLGGLPKHNTADDFEEGESQKAVFSQKALMGAVVAFFVLGIIFHYVVDQNWIYTVIYSSGLTLAGLIVSDSSLTKVERDRIFVIYIVAFFIIFFWAAFEQAGSSLTFIADNQTDRNFFGYNMPPSMVQIFNGLFVVAFAVPFSMLWDYLRSKGKEPISPMKQAFGLALIALSYFIIAHNVKDLGNNGLLAIKWLILLYLIQTCAELCLSPIGLSLVGKLSPKRFSSLLYGVFFLSNASGYALAGTLGSILPATGDKFNKAKELGIDLQGVLDKKVTLTADQVKLLADNQISDHNPIFAGFEIHNLFEFFMVFVVLTGLAAVILFALTPVLKKMMHGVR, encoded by the coding sequence ATGAGTGAAACTACAGCAAAAACTGGACATCCAAAAGGACTTTGGGTATTATTCGGAACCGAGATGTGGGAAAGGTTCAACTTCTACGGAATGCGCGCCATCCTGACATTGTTCTTAGTAAATTCGTTGATGATGAAAGAAGAAGATGCTTCTTTAATCTACGGTGGATTTTTAGGACTTTGTTATTTAACCCCAATGTTGGGCGGATTTATTTCTGACCGTTTCTTTGGAAACAGAAACTGTATCATGCTCGGCGGATTGATGATGGCTTTGGGACAGCTTTTGTTGTTCTTTAGTGCCAGTATCTTCGGGACAAACATCAGTTTAGCCAATACCTTAATGTGGTCCGCTTTAGGAATTATCATTTTTGGTAACGGATTCTTCAAACCAAACATTTCCTCCATGGTAGGAAGTTTGTATCCAAAACAAGAGAAAAGCAAATTGGATACTGCCTTCACCATCTTCTACATGGGGATCAACTTAGGAGCTTTCTTAGGCCAATTAATTTGTCCAATCGTTGGTGACGTTAAAGACGCTAATGGTATTCGTGATATCCACGCTTTCAAATGGGGATTCTTAGCCGCATCAACTGCGATGTTGATTGGTACTGCCGTATTCTATTTCTTAAAAAATAAATATGTGGTAACTCCGGAAGGAAGACCTTTAGGTGGTTTACCAAAACACAATACTGCCGATGATTTCGAAGAAGGAGAATCGCAAAAAGCGGTATTCTCTCAAAAAGCTTTAATGGGTGCTGTTGTAGCTTTCTTTGTTTTAGGGATTATTTTTCACTATGTAGTGGATCAAAACTGGATTTATACCGTTATTTATTCAAGTGGTTTAACTTTAGCCGGATTAATTGTTTCGGATTCTTCATTAACAAAAGTAGAGCGTGATAGAATTTTTGTAATTTATATCGTAGCGTTCTTTATTATATTTTTCTGGGCCGCTTTCGAACAAGCCGGTTCATCTTTAACGTTTATCGCGGATAACCAAACCGACAGAAACTTCTTTGGCTATAACATGCCACCATCGATGGTACAAATCTTCAACGGATTGTTTGTGGTTGCTTTTGCCGTTCCGTTCAGTATGTTGTGGGATTACTTAAGAAGTAAAGGAAAAGAGCCAATTTCGCCAATGAAGCAAGCGTTTGGTTTAGCATTGATTGCGTTAAGTTATTTCATTATCGCTCACAATGTAAAAGACTTAGGAAACAATGGTTTATTAGCCATCAAATGGTTAATCCTTTTATACTTAATTCAAACTTGTGCCGAGTTGTGTTTGTCACCAATCGGTTTGTCATTGGTAGGTAAATTATCGCCAAAACGTTTCTCTTCTTTACTGTACGGAGTATTCTTTTTATCAAATGCTTCAGGGTATGCTTTAGCCGGAACTTTAGGTTCTATCTTACCGGCAACTGGGGATAAATTTAATAAAGCCAAAGAATTAGGAATCGATTTACAAGGGGTGTTAGACAAAAAAGTAACCTTGACCGCAGACCAGGTAAAACTATTGGCAGATAACCAAATTTCTGATCATAACCCTATTTTTGCCGGATTTGAAATTCACAATTTATTTGAATTCTTTATGGTGTTCGTAGTCTTAACCGGATTGGCAGCTGTTATCCTTTTCGCTTTGACACCGGTATTGAAAAAAATGATGCACGGCGTGAGATAA
- a CDS encoding S9 family peptidase, whose translation MKSTSLVVLFLVSCFSVVAQQKLSIEEIYTGTFRAQGMDELQAMKNTNQYTVLNFDRTSRTQQIDLYDYATLKKVNTLIDTKNFSELAEGIDSYTFSRDEKQILLANNTNQIYRHSFTADFFLYTIDTKQLTKILTQVQEPTFSPDGTKIGFVKENNLFIYDIATKKTTQVTTDGKKNSIINGITDWVYEEEFAFVRAFDWSADSKKLAYIRFDESEVPEFSMNIYKKDLYPTVETFKYPKAGEKNAQVSLFLYDVNANSAKAINLGNYNDFYIARMKWTNDANVLCAQILNRHQDNLDLLFIDGTTAATKVVLNEKDNAYVDVTDNLTFLKDNSFIWTSEKDGFNHIYWYDKTGKLKSQITKGNWEVTAYYGLDEKTKTVFYQSTEKGSTVRDVYKINLDGKSKVKLSEKTGTNEATFSPNFQYFINTFSNATTPPTYTLNTASNGKVAQSIVDNTALTEKLKKYDLPTKEFFELTTEKGNKLNAWMIKPKDFDANKKYPVFMYQYSGPGSQQVANDWLDTNDYWFMMLAQQGYITVCVDGRGTGFKGAAFKKCTQKQLGKYEVEDQIDAAKVIGNYSYVDKTRIGIFGWSYGGFMSSNCILKGADVFKMAIAVAPVTNWRFYDSIYTERYLQTPQENAGGYDDNSPINFVSKLKGNFLLIHGSADDNVHVQNSMQMIEALVQANKQFDWAIYPDKNHGIYGGKTRIQLFNKMTTFIKEKL comes from the coding sequence ATGAAATCTACCTCATTAGTTGTACTGTTTCTGGTATCGTGCTTTTCTGTTGTAGCACAGCAAAAATTAAGTATCGAAGAAATTTATACCGGCACTTTCCGGGCACAAGGCATGGACGAACTTCAGGCCATGAAAAACACCAACCAATACACGGTGCTCAATTTCGACAGAACCTCGCGAACCCAGCAAATCGATTTGTATGATTACGCCACACTCAAAAAAGTAAACACGTTAATTGATACCAAAAACTTCAGTGAGCTGGCCGAGGGTATCGACAGTTACACCTTCAGTCGCGACGAAAAACAAATACTGTTGGCTAACAACACCAATCAAATTTACCGTCATTCCTTCACGGCCGATTTCTTTTTATACACTATTGACACCAAGCAATTAACCAAAATACTGACACAAGTACAAGAGCCAACCTTCTCTCCCGACGGAACTAAAATTGGTTTTGTAAAAGAAAACAACCTCTTTATTTACGATATCGCTACTAAAAAAACCACTCAAGTCACCACTGACGGAAAGAAAAACAGCATCATCAACGGAATTACTGACTGGGTTTACGAAGAAGAATTTGCTTTCGTAAGAGCCTTTGATTGGAGTGCCGACAGCAAAAAACTAGCCTACATCCGCTTCGATGAAAGCGAAGTGCCCGAGTTCTCAATGAACATTTACAAAAAAGATTTGTACCCAACAGTAGAAACTTTCAAATACCCAAAAGCCGGAGAGAAAAATGCACAGGTTTCCTTGTTTCTGTACGATGTAAATGCCAACTCAGCCAAAGCCATAAATCTGGGGAACTACAATGATTTCTATATCGCCCGAATGAAATGGACCAATGATGCCAATGTGCTGTGCGCTCAAATACTGAACCGCCATCAAGATAATTTAGACTTGCTTTTTATTGACGGAACAACCGCCGCGACCAAAGTAGTGTTAAACGAAAAAGACAATGCCTACGTGGATGTAACGGATAACCTGACTTTCCTAAAAGACAACAGTTTCATCTGGACCAGCGAAAAAGACGGCTTCAACCATATTTATTGGTACGACAAAACCGGAAAACTGAAAAGTCAAATCACCAAAGGCAATTGGGAAGTGACTGCCTATTATGGTTTAGACGAAAAAACAAAAACGGTTTTTTACCAGTCTACCGAAAAAGGGTCTACCGTTAGAGATGTATACAAAATCAACTTAGACGGAAAAAGCAAAGTAAAATTATCCGAGAAAACCGGAACTAACGAAGCAACTTTCAGCCCGAATTTCCAATACTTTATCAATACGTTTTCAAACGCCACTACACCGCCAACTTATACGCTAAACACTGCTTCAAACGGTAAAGTGGCCCAATCGATTGTGGATAATACGGCACTAACCGAAAAACTAAAAAAATACGATTTACCAACCAAAGAGTTCTTTGAATTAACCACCGAAAAAGGCAACAAACTAAACGCTTGGATGATTAAACCCAAAGATTTTGATGCCAACAAAAAATACCCGGTGTTTATGTACCAATATTCAGGACCGGGATCACAACAAGTCGCTAATGATTGGTTAGATACTAATGATTATTGGTTTATGATGTTAGCACAACAAGGCTACATCACGGTTTGTGTTGACGGAAGAGGAACCGGTTTTAAAGGCGCAGCTTTCAAAAAATGCACTCAAAAACAATTAGGTAAATACGAAGTGGAAGACCAAATTGATGCGGCCAAAGTCATCGGTAATTATTCTTATGTAGATAAAACTAGAATCGGTATATTTGGCTGGTCGTATGGAGGATTCATGTCGAGCAATTGTATCCTGAAAGGAGCCGATGTTTTCAAAATGGCTATTGCAGTAGCTCCGGTGACCAATTGGCGTTTTTATGACAGCATTTATACCGAGCGTTATTTGCAGACACCACAAGAAAATGCCGGGGGCTATGATGACAATTCGCCTATAAATTTTGTATCAAAACTAAAAGGAAATTTCCTTTTAATACACGGAAGCGCTGATGATAACGTGCATGTACAAAACAGCATGCAAATGATTGAAGCCTTGGTGCAAGCCAACAAACAATTTGATTGGGCCATTTATCCCGACAAAAATCACGGTATTTACGGCGGTAAAACCCGAATTCAGTTGTTCAATAAAATGACAACTTTTATTAAAGAGAAACTATAA
- a CDS encoding type III pantothenate kinase, with protein MLLAIDVGNTRIKAAVFEVDTLFEVLLFTKEELASKVDFILQLHPKIKTIVVASVGNLDKKSFLAFENRVQIQFLSHESKFPFQNLYATPTTLGIDRMVLAAGAVIRFPNQNRLVIDAGTCITYDFIDADNTYWGGAISPGLRLRYESLHQFTAKLPLLTKSYPEKTIGNSTQESIHSGVVNGVIHEIDGFIEEYKAQYAKFIIILTGETQNFWLND; from the coding sequence ATGCTTTTAGCCATTGATGTTGGAAATACCCGAATTAAAGCTGCTGTCTTTGAAGTTGATACACTTTTTGAGGTGCTGCTTTTTACTAAAGAAGAATTGGCTTCTAAAGTTGATTTTATTTTACAACTGCATCCCAAAATCAAAACTATTGTGGTGGCTAGTGTCGGAAATTTGGATAAAAAGAGTTTTTTGGCCTTTGAAAACAGAGTCCAAATTCAATTCCTTTCCCACGAGAGTAAGTTTCCTTTTCAAAATTTATATGCTACTCCTACCACTCTTGGTATTGACCGCATGGTTTTGGCAGCCGGAGCTGTTATCCGATTTCCGAATCAAAATCGGTTGGTAATTGATGCGGGCACTTGCATTACTTATGATTTTATTGATGCTGATAATACTTATTGGGGAGGTGCCATTTCTCCCGGACTTCGATTGCGCTATGAATCGCTGCATCAGTTTACCGCAAAATTACCCTTACTAACCAAAAGTTATCCTGAAAAGACTATTGGAAATTCTACACAAGAATCTATACATTCCGGAGTGGTTAACGGTGTTATTCATGAAATTGATGGGTTTATCGAAGAGTATAAAGCCCAATACGCTAAATTTATCATAATTTTAACGGGGGAGACGCAGAATTTTTGGCTAAACGATTAA